The following coding sequences are from one Gemmatimonadota bacterium window:
- a CDS encoding Gfo/Idh/MocA family oxidoreductase, with amino-acid sequence MALKVAFLGCWHSHTSMHLREAARSPDEVEFIGMYDPDPEVIAIRREKSAEEGLDIPVFDSVDAVLNSEVDAVIVEGHVYQNLDYAEQALTAGRHVLLEKPAGVNLDQFKRIQKLASDKQLVLNLAYMWRYNPAVHEIIRLAKLDVLGDIYAYRGHIPKPYSWRTELEEENGIYHGGIYFEMAGHLVDIMVALMGRPTDVHPILRKHYGKRTVVDNAVVVHDFERGLGTIDMAAMQVGMARRIEVHGTSGTALHAPIGSNNLSLCLEEETEGYQSGWQELEIEPPDSFPTLLRELRACMNGEKEPDYSQAHDLTVQEVLLAGCQVTDGNALSSDPPE; translated from the coding sequence ATGGCATTAAAAGTTGCGTTTTTGGGGTGTTGGCACAGTCATACGAGTATGCATTTGCGCGAAGCTGCGCGATCACCCGATGAGGTTGAGTTCATTGGCATGTACGATCCCGATCCCGAAGTGATTGCGATCAGGCGGGAAAAGAGTGCGGAAGAGGGGCTGGATATTCCCGTTTTTGATTCGGTTGACGCGGTGTTAAACAGTGAGGTCGATGCCGTTATTGTAGAAGGGCATGTCTATCAGAATTTAGATTATGCCGAACAAGCACTCACCGCGGGCAGGCATGTCTTACTGGAAAAGCCCGCGGGAGTCAATCTAGACCAGTTTAAGCGCATCCAGAAATTGGCATCGGACAAACAATTGGTCCTCAATTTGGCCTATATGTGGCGTTATAATCCAGCTGTCCACGAGATTATTCGATTGGCAAAGCTGGATGTGTTGGGTGATATTTACGCTTACCGCGGGCATATCCCAAAGCCCTACAGTTGGCGCACAGAGTTAGAAGAGGAGAACGGCATTTATCACGGGGGGATTTATTTTGAAATGGCGGGTCATCTCGTAGATATTATGGTGGCTTTGATGGGACGCCCGACAGATGTACATCCGATCCTCCGAAAACATTATGGCAAACGAACTGTCGTTGACAACGCGGTTGTGGTACACGATTTTGAACGCGGTCTCGGCACGATTGACATGGCCGCCATGCAGGTGGGTATGGCACGGCGGATTGAGGTGCACGGGACGTCGGGAACAGCGCTTCACGCGCCCATTGGCTCCAATAATCTGAGTTTGTGCTTGGAAGAGGAAACCGAAGGATATCAGAGCGGCTGGCAGGAATTGGAGATTGAACCTCCTGATAGTTTTCCAACGCTGTTGAGGGAGTTGAGGGCGTGTATGAATGGCGAGAAAGAACCGGATTATTCTCAGGCA